A region from the Lolium perenne isolate Kyuss_39 chromosome 4, Kyuss_2.0, whole genome shotgun sequence genome encodes:
- the LOC127348809 gene encoding uncharacterized protein has product MPLPTTTVDSLKDDNVEKTTTMDSVKDDNVEETTTMDSPKADDNVETTTMDSHKDDNVEKTTTMASLKDDNVEETTTIGSIKDDNVKVTTTIDCLKGDNAEEILFRLPSWASLGHAVRASDSFFDIASAGDFLDRFRARHASSPRSFLGVFAQRDSLGLPVFHLAGPARSDPGLVAVARTGDFLLAGLEDDPRWCIHDCRNGHLLLSKDGSLTVYDPVFLRRADISSPQDDPFPGTAINCLLDGGDSSFRVVSLQMDGRDNMRAVEYDSRLREWRYHPWVVDAMNPPYEYHATYASGHIFVDDDASTGTSSLMIDTRTMKFYTLELPPRIPRYSIGETEDGKICLVCVSNRRLQVWLLKKNHCGVSNWEFEKDKPFSKLLPGCGKYRVEKVVAGLAIVWAGSVHAGAGDKFHQYAIDLKNLSLVAKLCEGGTVAYPFHLPWPPSGLTAAKRRELHIDIGKDTGKKQKRFAQRGGYARRCSLRHA; this is encoded by the exons ATGCCACTGCCAACGACCACCGTGGATTCTCTCAAGGACGACAACGTCGAGAAGACGACCACCATGGATTCTGTCAAGGACGACAACGTCGAGGAGACGACCACCATGGATTCCCCCAAGGCGGACGACAACGTCGAGACGACCACCATGGACTCCCACAAGGACGACAACGTCGAGAAGACGACCACCATGGCCTCCCTGAAGGACGACAACGTCGAGGAGACGACCACCATAGGCTCCATCAAGGACGACAACGTCAAGGTGACGACCACCATTGACTGCCTCAAGGGCGACAATGCCGAGGAGATCCTGTTCCGCCTCCCTTCGTGGGCCTCTCTCGGACACGCCGTGCGCGCCTCCGACAGCTTCTTTGACATCGCATCCGCCGGAGACTTCCTCGACCGCTTCCGCGCACGCCACGCCTCATCGCCCCGCAGCTTCCTCGGCGTCTTTGCCCAAAGGGATTCCCTCGGGCTTCCCGTGTTCCACCTCGCAGGCCCAGCGCGATCCGACCCTGGCCTGGTCGCCGTCGCGCGCACTGGCGACTTCCTTCTCGCCGGCCTCGAGGACGACCCCAGGTGGTGCATCCACGACTGCCGCAACGGCCACCTCCTCCTCTCCAAAGATGGATCCCTAACAGTCTATGATCCCGTCTTCCTTCGCCGCGCTGACATAAGCTCCCCACAAGATGACCCATTCCCGGGCACCGCCATTAACTGCTTGCTCGACGGCGGAGACTCTTCTTTCCGCGTCGTTTCCTTGCAGATGGACGGTCGCGACAACATGCGAGCTGTCGAGTACGACTCCAGATTACGCGAGTGGCGCTATCACCCATGGGTTGTGGATGCCATGAATCCGCCTTACGAATACCACGCGACGTACGCGTCCGGGCACATATTCGTGGACGACGACGCGTCCACCGGTACCTCGTCGCTCATGATCGATACCCGCACCATGAAGTTCTACACGCTCGAGCTTCCGCCACGCATTCCAAGGTACTCCATCGGAGAGACCGAGGACGGCAAGATCTGCCTCGTGTGCGTGAGCAACCGCCGGCTACAGGTGTGGCTACTCAAGAAGAACCACTGCGGCGTCAGCAATTGGGAATTCGAGAAGGACAAGCCATTCAGCAAGCTGCTTCCTGGCTGCGGCAAGTATCGCGTCGAGAAGGTGGTCGCCGGACTAGCCATTGTTTGGGCGGGCAGTGTGCATGCCGGTGCCGGCGACAAGTTTCATCAGTATGCCATTGACCTAAAGAACCTCAGCCTCGTGGCCAAACTTTGTGAAGGTGGAACAGTGGCTTATCCTTTCCATCTACCATGGCCACCGTCTGGCTTGACTGCTGCCAAGCGACGCGAGCTTCACATTGATATTGGCAAAG ATACTGGAAAGAAACAAAAACGTTTTGCACAACGTGGGGGTTATGCCAGAAGATGTAGCTTGAGGCATGCATAA